In a single window of the Papaver somniferum cultivar HN1 chromosome 8, ASM357369v1, whole genome shotgun sequence genome:
- the LOC113305532 gene encoding uncharacterized protein LOC113305532, with the protein MDMKDIRTQMGQLATTVRKLEAQAAGKLPSQPLHHKENANAIDLRSGKQVKKPGTSPVSHEPDLEKEDGDKNPKKADPVTNSNSKTRVFTYATPPPFPSRQVPRYAKFLKELCTNKAKLTGNEVMSVEENASAYLQNKLPPKLKDPSSFTIPCTIGKIRFERVMLDLGASINVMSASIYESLNLGALKDTGIVIQLADRSNTYPNGVIEDVLVQVNQLIFPADFYVLDMMDEDSPSSSTPLLLGRPFMRTARTKIDVSNAQQIFELNGDDALENTIMEGLGYGKYKDLESELSICDELKEVVLALNSLQEVPKKYNASHVSLSLTNERLLPSIVQAPILELKPLLDHLKYIYLGDKEEPPVIIAKDLTKAQEEKLVRVLREYKSAIGWTIADIKGISPSTCMHRILIVEGAKPTREAQRRLNPPVMEVVKKEILKLLDVGITYPISDNKWVSPVQVVPKNSGITVVKNDDNDLVPTRIQTGYNQIVIAPEDQEKTTFTCPFGTFAYRRMTFGLCNAPATFQRCMECKEAFDTLKELLTTAPIIKPPDWSKIFELMCDSSDYVVGAVLGQRDGKIPYAIYYASRSLNGAQINYSTTEKELLAIVFSLEKFRSYLVGTKVVIFSDHAALRYLITKKDSKPRLIRWILLLQEFNLQIKDKKGSENTVADHLSRLVVPEETIPLHDSFPDEQLFAVVGTTPWCAFESEFQSIMNFCHSYACGGHFGTKRTTLKVLESGFYWPTMFKDAYLFYKACDRCQRTGNLGARNQMPQTPILAVEIFDVWGIDFMGPFEHIFSIFGTPRVVISDGGSHFKRSFHALLKKYNISHKVGTPYHPQTSGQYEISNREIKFILEKTVNVTRKDWSYRLNDALWTYRTGYKTPIDTAGEHRKLQINELEEIRNDAYESSRIYKEKTKAFHDKMISRKSFEVGQKVLLFHSRLKLFPGKLRSRWVGPFVVTNVFAHGAFEIISPKKGLVSKVNDHRLKPYYEQFVTENQDMVTLSDPLPLEE; encoded by the exons ATGGATATGAAGGACATACGAACACAAATGGGTCAACTAGCTACTACCGTGAGAAAATTGGAAGCACAAGCAGCTGGAAaacttccttcacaaccattacATCATAAGGAGAATGCCAATGCTATTGATCTACGAAGTGGGAAGCAAGTAAAGAAGCCGGGAACATCACCAGTGTCCCATGAACCTGATTTGGAGAAAGAAGATGgtgataaaaaccctaaaaaggcTGACCCGGTAACAAATTCTAATTCTAAAACTCGTGTTTTTACTTATGCTACTCCTCCGCCTTTTCCTAGCAG GCAGGTCCCTCGCTATGCGAAGTTCTTgaaggaattgtgcactaacaaggCCAAGTTGaccggtaatgaggtaatgagtgtggaGGAAAATGCTTCGGCATATCTCCAAAATAAACTCCCACCTAAGCTGAAAGATCCAAGTAGCTTCACCATACCATGTACTATTGGTAAAATCAGGTTTGAACGTGTTATGCTCGATTTAGGAGCATCCATTAACGTCATGTCTGCTTCCATCTATGAATCATTGAATCTTGGTGCTCTTAAAGATACCGGTATTGTTATACAACTTGCTGATAGGTCTAATACTTACCCGAACGGGGTTattgaggatgttttggtgcaggttaacCAGCTCATTTTTCCGGCTGATTTCTATGTTCTTGACATGATGGACGAAGATTCCCCATCATCGTCTACCCCCTTGTTGTTGGGTAGACCATTCATGCGAACTGCAAGAACAAAGATAGATGTTTCTAACG CTCAACAGATTTTTGAAttaaatggtgatgatgctttagaAAACACCATAATGGAAGGTTTAGGTTATGGAAAATACAAAGACCTTGAAAGTGAATTGTCTATTTGTGATGAGCTTAAAGAGgttgttttagctcttaactcattACAAGAAGTTCCAAAAAAGTATAATGCGTCTCATGTTTCTCTGTCACTTACTAATGAGAGACTTTTACCGTCGATTGTGCAGGCACCTATTCTTGAGTTGAAACCTCTTCTGGATCACCTCAAATACATATATTTAGGTGATAAAGAAGAGCCACCAGTGATCATTGCCAAAGACCTTACTAAGGCGCAAGAGGAGAAACTTGTTCGAGTGCTAAGAGAGTACAAGTCTGCCATTGGGTGGACCATTGCCGATATCAAAGGAATCAGCCCTTCCACATGTATGCACCGAATACTTATTGTGGAGGGGGCAAAACCAACAAGAGAGGCTCAACGTCGCTTGAACCCTCCAGTGATGGAAGTAGTCAAGAAAGAAATCCTGAAGTTGTTGGATGTCGGGATTACCTATCCCATATCCGATAACAAATGGGTGAGCCCGGTTCAAGTCGTTCCAAAAAATTCCGGAATTACAGTAGTGAAAAACGATGATAATGACTTGGTTCCAACTAGAATCCAGACAG gttataatcagattgtaatAGCTCCAGAAGATCAAGAGAAGACGACGTTTACTTGTCCGTTTGGCACTTTTGCGTATAGACGTATGacatttggcttgtgcaatgctccagccacTTTTCAACGTTGTATG GAATGCAAGGAGGCTTTTGACACCTTGAAGGAGCTGTTAACTACCGCACCAATCATCAAACCACCGGACTGGAGTAAGATATTTGAGTTGATGTGCGATTCTAGTGACTATGTCGTGGGAGCCGTGTTGGGACAGCGAGATGGTAAAATTCcatatgccatttattatgcttctagatcTCTCAACGGAGCACAAATCAACTACTCCACTACTGAAAAGGAGCTCTTGGCCATAGTATTTTCACTAGAGAAGTTTAGATCTTACTTGGTGGGTACAAAGGTGGTTATCTTCTCCGACCATGCTGCACTACGATACTTGATCACAAAGAAGGATTCTAAGCCAAGGCTCATAAGGTGGATACTCCTTCTTCAAGAGTTCAATTTGCAAATCAAGGACAAGAAGGGAAGTGAGAATACCGTAGCGGATCATTTAAGCAGATTGGTTGTGCCTGAAGAAACGATTCCTTTGCATGAtagcttcccggatgagcaactcttTGCGGTTGTTGGCACTActccatg GTGCGCATTCGAATCCGAGTTCCAATCAATTATGAATTTTtgtcactcatatgcttgtggtggccatttcgGAACCAAGAGGACGACCCTCAAGGTTCTCGAAAGTGGCTTTTACTGGCCTACAATGTTTAAGGATGCATATTTATTTTACAAGGCTTGTGATAGGTGTCAAAggacaggcaatctaggtgctagaAACCAAATGCCGCAAACACCAATTCTCgctgttgagatttttgatgtttggggtatCGATTTTATGGGGCCTTTT gaacatATCTTTTCTATATTTGGTACACCTCGAGTGgtgattagtgatggaggttcgcacTTCAAGAGATCCTTTCACGCTCTTCTTAAGAAGTATAACATTTCTCATAAAGTTGGCACACCGTATCATCCACAAACAAGCGGTCAATATGAAATTTCCAACCGGGAGATTAAGTTCatcctagagaagacggtgaatgttacaaggaaggattggagttatAGACTCAATGACGCTTTGTGGACGTATAGGACAGGTTACAAGACACCCATCG ATACTGCTGGTGAACATAGGAAACTTCAgatcaatgagttagaagagatACGAAATGATGCATATGAAAGTTCGcgcatttacaaagaaaagaccaAGGCTTTCCATGATAAAATGATTTCCCGAAAAAGTTTTGAAGTAGGGCAGAAAGTTCTTTTATTCCATTCTCGTCTTAAATTGTTTCCCGGTAAACTTAGGTCCAGATGGGTTggaccatttgttgttactaatgtgtttgcgCATGGTGCATTTGAAATTATTAGTCCCAAAAAAGGGCTGGTTTCCAAGGTCAACGATCATCgtttgaaaccatactatgagcaATTTGTGACGGAGAATCAGGATATGGTCACATTGAGTGatccactccctctggaggagtaa